In Vitis vinifera cultivar Pinot Noir 40024 chromosome 17, ASM3070453v1, one genomic interval encodes:
- the LOC100266453 gene encoding LEAF RUST 10 DISEASE-RESISTANCE LOCUS RECEPTOR-LIKE PROTEIN KINASE-like 1.2 isoform X2, translated as MHLKDFFPSSLVISLFISILSHGFPKYVCGIDFRYATCNSSAECGRLGKIHYPFWVNGSQPWYCGYPWFGLYCHKDEATMWILSELFHVIDMDNRTQTLKIARIYEPSTGNFFCPVFNASIKSTSFSYSSDVEFITFLYNCPPIEGLSSYEYHCVVVNKKQIHSYFVANTSLANRFRSRCGYSALLPVLGSAVEGLMNGSLDVEKALSKGFEVKWTANESQCEGCMESGGRCGYDRNLNTPSCFCRDRPYPESCSRSSKGLNYHRKVIIGVCAGLGTLLISSIFFLMYLRRYKKRYPPPLFSRNISSDPSSKTIFESQGSLHGVHIFTYEELEEATNNFDSSKELGDGGFGTVYHGKLRDGRVVAVKRLYENNYKRVEQFMNEVEILQLLRHRNLVSLYGCTSRHSRELLLVYEYVPNGTVADHLHGEQAKPGSLTWPTRMKIAIETASALKYLHASDIIHRDVKTNNILLDSNFSVKVADFGLSRLFPTDVTHVSTAPQGTPGYVDPDYHQCYQLTSKSDVYSFGVVLIELISSMPAVDITRHRHEINLSNMAINKIQNHALHELVDRSLGFDSDQNIRRMIMAVAELAFQCLQNEKEMRPAMDEVLEVLMGIESEGCNIVKTEEVEIPADSVGLLKSKQPPASPDSVTTNWTSWPSTTNGSS; from the exons ATGCATCTCAAAGATTTCTTCCCTTCTTCCCTTGTCATCTCCCTCTTCATCTCCATCCTCTCCCATGGCTTCCCGAAATATGTCTGCGGAATCGATTTTCGCTATGCAACCTGCAATTCTTCAGCAGAATGTGGTAGACTGGGAAAAATTCACTACCCTTTCTGGGTAAACGGCTCCCAACCTTGGTATTGTGGTTATCCCTGGTTCGGTCTGTACTGTCACAAAGACGAGGCCACCATGTGGATCTTGTCTGAAttatttcatgtcatcgacatgGATAATAGGACTCAGACCCTGAAGATTGCCAGAATCTATGAGCCCTCAACGGGTAATTTTTTTTGTCCGGTCTTCAACGCAAGCATAAAGTCAACTTCCTTCAGCTATTCTTCCGATGTTGAATTTATCACTTTCTTGTACAATTGTCCTCCGATCGAAGGTTTATCATCTTATGAGTATCATTGTGTGGTAGTAAACAAGAAGCAAATCCACAGTTACTTTGTGGCAAATACATCTTTGGCAAATAGATTCAGAAGCAGATGTGGGTATAGTGCTCTTCTTCCTGTTCTCGGAAGTGCTGTAGAAGGCCTTATGAATGGTTCATTAGATGTGGAAAAGGCTTTGAGCAAAGGGTTTGAGGTCAAATGGACAGCAAACGAGTCACAGTGCGAAGGGTGCATGGAGTCTGGCGGTAGGTGTGGGTATGACAGGAATTTGAACACGCCTTCTTGTTTTTGTCGTGACCGGCCTTATCCAGAAAGCTGTTCACGTTCATCAA AGGGACTAAACTATCACAGGAAGGTTATTATAG GTGTTTGTGCTGGATTAGGTACTCTCCTTATTTCAAGCATTTTTTTCCTCATGTATCTACGCCGCTACAAGAAGCGCTATCCTCCACCTTTGTTCTCTCGAAATATCTCTTCTGATCCCTCTTCGAAGACAATTTTTGAGAGCCAGGGCAGCTTACACGGAGTCCATATATTCACTTACGAAGAACTTGAAGAAGCCACTAACAATTTTGATTCCAGCAAAGAACTAGGAGATGGAGGCTTTGGCACCGTATATCATG GCAAACTCCGTGATGGTCGTGTTGTTGCTGTGAAGCGCTTATATGAAAACAATTACAAGAGGGTTGAGCAGTTCATGAATGAAGTTGAGATCCTCCAACTTTTGCGCCACCGAAACCTAGTCTCCCTATATGGGTGCACCTCTCGCCACAGCAGAGAGCTCCTCCTTGTATATGAATACGTTCCTAACGGTACTGTTGCTGATCATCTTCACGGTGAACAAGCTAAACCTGGATCACTCACATGGCCAACTCGAATGAAAATTGCCATAGAGACTGCAAGTGCATTGAAATATCTCCATGCTTCTGATATCATCCACCGTGATGTCAAAACCAACAATATTCTCCTTGACAGCAACTTCTCTGTGAAAGTTGCAGATTTTGGGCTGTCCCGTCTCTTCCCGACAGATGTTACCCATGTTTCAACTGCTCCACAAGGAACTCCTGGATATGTTGATCCCGATTATCACCAATGCTACCAGCTTACAAGCAAGAGTGACGTCTATAGCTTTGGGGTGGTCCTGATTGAGCTTATATCATCCATGCCTGCTGTTGATATCACTAGGCACCGGCATGAGATTAACTTGTCTAACATGGCTATCAACAAGATCCAAAACCATGCATTGCATGAACTTGTTGACCGTTCCCTTGGGTTTGATTCAGACCAGAACATAAGGAGGATGATAATGGCAGTGGCAGAGTTGGCATTTCAGTGTTtgcaaaatgagaaggaaatgaGACCTGCTATGGATGAAGTGCTTGAGGTTCTAATGGGCATTGAGAGTGAGGGTTGCAATATAGTAAAGACAGAGGAGGTGGAGATTCCAGCAGACAGTGTTGGGTTGTTGAAGAGTAAGCAACCACCAGCTTCACCGGATTCTGTGACTACAAATTGGACTAGTTGGCCCTCAACTACTAATGGCAGCAGCTGA
- the LOC100266453 gene encoding LEAF RUST 10 DISEASE-RESISTANCE LOCUS RECEPTOR-LIKE PROTEIN KINASE-like 1.2 isoform X3 yields the protein MDAQNIFIWKSTFCIIVVIIIFTSFVIETLSADPKFEACKPHNCGTGPNVSYPFWIPKEQESYCGFPNFSITCNDEKPVLTISDDYYVIREIFYTNHSFLMSNSAVYDGDSCPTPLHNFSLDRTPFNYSPSHYDLLLFYNCTSVPVETLTIPIDCMSNATLHSFASFHEEALEYMNFSTESCQSMVNVPVDIDGEEGFGNLLNWNFTEILREGFVLSWTANNCSSCERSGGRCGFENNEFICFCQDRPHLRTCHDEGLNYHRKVIIGVCAGLGTLLISSIFFLMYLRRYKKRYPPPLFSRNISSDPSSKTIFESQGSLHGVHIFTYEELEEATNNFDSSKELGDGGFGTVYHGKLRDGRVVAVKRLYENNYKRVEQFMNEVEILQLLRHRNLVSLYGCTSRHSRELLLVYEYVPNGTVADHLHGEQAKPGSLTWPTRMKIAIETASALKYLHASDIIHRDVKTNNILLDSNFSVKVADFGLSRLFPTDVTHVSTAPQGTPGYVDPDYHQCYQLTSKSDVYSFGVVLIELISSMPAVDITRHRHEINLSNMAINKIQNHALHELVDRSLGFDSDQNIRRMIMAVAELAFQCLQNEKEMRPAMDEVLEVLMGIESEGCNIVKTEEVEIPADSVGLLKSKQPPASPDSVTTNWTSWPSTTNGSS from the exons ATGGATGCCCAGAACATCTTCATATGGAAAAGTACCTTCTGTATAATTGTAGTCATTATCATCTTCACCAGCTTTGTTATTGAAACCCTATCTGCTGATCCAAAGTTTGAGGCCTGCAAGCCTCACAATTGTGGGACAGGTCCAAATGTAAGCTACCCCTTTTGGATTCCTAAAGAACAAGAATCCTATTGTGGTTTCCCAAATTTCTCAATCACTTGCAATGATGAAAAACCAGTGCTCACTATTTCTGATGATTATTATGTCATTAGAGAGATCTTTTACACCAACCACTCGTTTCTCATGTCTAATTCTGCTGTCTATGATGGTGATTCATGCCCAACTCCTCTGCATAACTTTAGTCTTGATAGGACTCCATTCAATTACAGTCCTTCTCATTATGATCTCTTGTTGTTCTACAACTGCACTTCTGTTCCTGTTGAGACCTTAACAATTCCAATTGATTGCATGAGCAATGCTACTCTTCACTCCTTTGCTAGCTTTCATGAGGAAGCTTTGGAGTACATGAATTTTTCTACAGAGTCATGCCAATCTATGGTTAATGTGCCTGTCGATATTGATGGTGAAGAGGGTTTTGGAAATTTGTTAAACTGGAATTTCACAGAGATTTTGAGGGAGGGGTTTGTTTTGAGTTGGACTGCAAATAATTGTAGCTCTTGTGAGAGAAGTGGTGGGCGTTGTGGATTTGAAAACAATGAATTCATCTGTTTTTGCCAGGATCGCCCACATCTCAGAACTTGCCATGATG AGGGACTAAACTATCACAGGAAGGTTATTATAG GTGTTTGTGCTGGATTAGGTACTCTCCTTATTTCAAGCATTTTTTTCCTCATGTATCTACGCCGCTACAAGAAGCGCTATCCTCCACCTTTGTTCTCTCGAAATATCTCTTCTGATCCCTCTTCGAAGACAATTTTTGAGAGCCAGGGCAGCTTACACGGAGTCCATATATTCACTTACGAAGAACTTGAAGAAGCCACTAACAATTTTGATTCCAGCAAAGAACTAGGAGATGGAGGCTTTGGCACCGTATATCATG GCAAACTCCGTGATGGTCGTGTTGTTGCTGTGAAGCGCTTATATGAAAACAATTACAAGAGGGTTGAGCAGTTCATGAATGAAGTTGAGATCCTCCAACTTTTGCGCCACCGAAACCTAGTCTCCCTATATGGGTGCACCTCTCGCCACAGCAGAGAGCTCCTCCTTGTATATGAATACGTTCCTAACGGTACTGTTGCTGATCATCTTCACGGTGAACAAGCTAAACCTGGATCACTCACATGGCCAACTCGAATGAAAATTGCCATAGAGACTGCAAGTGCATTGAAATATCTCCATGCTTCTGATATCATCCACCGTGATGTCAAAACCAACAATATTCTCCTTGACAGCAACTTCTCTGTGAAAGTTGCAGATTTTGGGCTGTCCCGTCTCTTCCCGACAGATGTTACCCATGTTTCAACTGCTCCACAAGGAACTCCTGGATATGTTGATCCCGATTATCACCAATGCTACCAGCTTACAAGCAAGAGTGACGTCTATAGCTTTGGGGTGGTCCTGATTGAGCTTATATCATCCATGCCTGCTGTTGATATCACTAGGCACCGGCATGAGATTAACTTGTCTAACATGGCTATCAACAAGATCCAAAACCATGCATTGCATGAACTTGTTGACCGTTCCCTTGGGTTTGATTCAGACCAGAACATAAGGAGGATGATAATGGCAGTGGCAGAGTTGGCATTTCAGTGTTtgcaaaatgagaaggaaatgaGACCTGCTATGGATGAAGTGCTTGAGGTTCTAATGGGCATTGAGAGTGAGGGTTGCAATATAGTAAAGACAGAGGAGGTGGAGATTCCAGCAGACAGTGTTGGGTTGTTGAAGAGTAAGCAACCACCAGCTTCACCGGATTCTGTGACTACAAATTGGACTAGTTGGCCCTCAACTACTAATGGCAGCAGCTGA
- the LOC100266453 gene encoding LEAF RUST 10 DISEASE-RESISTANCE LOCUS RECEPTOR-LIKE PROTEIN KINASE-like 1.2 isoform X1 has translation MCDFPTSSTSSFRPMHPNFSQSSLLFSLILFLLSHHFPCSLCLDDFHYSNCTSLLEFECGHELGKIEYPFWVYGHQAEYCGHPLFKLDCEGGEYASIEMMSQKYKVLHIDNNSQILKIVSTDVLSMGHIFCPQSPLMNFTLFNYTSNVETVAFALTYDCSTIGDHPGAYHFSCTMNNRLHEAYLATNLSVAKELRSRCESGVVIPKFPVLVPELEGLRKGSSYDVEEVLREGFEVQWTIDNAICKECVGSGGRCGYDTTSNKSCCLCRDKPYPNKCSKGLNYHRKVIIGVCAGLGTLLISSIFFLMYLRRYKKRYPPPLFSRNISSDPSSKTIFESQGSLHGVHIFTYEELEEATNNFDSSKELGDGGFGTVYHGKLRDGRVVAVKRLYENNYKRVEQFMNEVEILQLLRHRNLVSLYGCTSRHSRELLLVYEYVPNGTVADHLHGEQAKPGSLTWPTRMKIAIETASALKYLHASDIIHRDVKTNNILLDSNFSVKVADFGLSRLFPTDVTHVSTAPQGTPGYVDPDYHQCYQLTSKSDVYSFGVVLIELISSMPAVDITRHRHEINLSNMAINKIQNHALHELVDRSLGFDSDQNIRRMIMAVAELAFQCLQNEKEMRPAMDEVLEVLMGIESEGCNIVKTEEVEIPADSVGLLKSKQPPASPDSVTTNWTSWPSTTNGSS, from the exons ATGTGTGATTTTCCCACCAGTTCAACTTCATCCTTCCGCCCAATGCATCCCAATTTTTCCCAATCTTCCCTTCTCTTCTCCCTCATCCTCTTCCTCCTCTCCCATCACTTCCCATGCTCTCTATGCCTTGACGATTTTCACTATTCAAACTGCACTTCTCTGCTTGAGTTTGAGTGCGGGCATGAATTGGGCAAAATTGAGTACCCTTTCTGGGTATATGGTCATCAAGCTGAGTATTGTGGTCATCCTTTGTTCAAGCTCGACTGTGAGGGAGGCGAATATGCCAGCATAGAGATGATGTCCCAAAAATATAAAGTCCTCCATATCGATAATAACTCTCAAATCCTAAAGATTGTTTCTACGGATGTATTGTCCATGGGGCATATTTTTTGTCCTCAATCGCCGCTCATGAATTTTACTCTCTTCAACTATACTTCCAATGTTGAAACGGTGGCTTTCGCTCTGACTTACGATTGTTCCACCATTGGTGATCATCCTGGAGCTTACCACTTCTCTTGCACGATGAATAACCGTCTTCACGAGGCTTACCTAGCAACAAACTTATCTGTGGCAAAGGAACTTCGAAGCAGATGCGAATCTGGTGTTGTTATTCCTAAATTTCCAGTTCTTGTGCCGGAGTTAGAAGGGCTGCGGAAGGGTTCATCATATGATGTGGAGGAGGTTCTGAGAGAAGGATTTGAGGTTCAATGGACAATAGACAACGCAATATGCAAAGAATGCGTTGGCTCTGGGGGAAGGTGTGGATACGACACTACGTCGAACAAATCATGCTGCCTTTGTCGCGACAAACCTTATCCAAATAAATGTTCAA AGGGACTAAACTATCACAGGAAGGTTATTATAG GTGTTTGTGCTGGATTAGGTACTCTCCTTATTTCAAGCATTTTTTTCCTCATGTATCTACGCCGCTACAAGAAGCGCTATCCTCCACCTTTGTTCTCTCGAAATATCTCTTCTGATCCCTCTTCGAAGACAATTTTTGAGAGCCAGGGCAGCTTACACGGAGTCCATATATTCACTTACGAAGAACTTGAAGAAGCCACTAACAATTTTGATTCCAGCAAAGAACTAGGAGATGGAGGCTTTGGCACCGTATATCATG GCAAACTCCGTGATGGTCGTGTTGTTGCTGTGAAGCGCTTATATGAAAACAATTACAAGAGGGTTGAGCAGTTCATGAATGAAGTTGAGATCCTCCAACTTTTGCGCCACCGAAACCTAGTCTCCCTATATGGGTGCACCTCTCGCCACAGCAGAGAGCTCCTCCTTGTATATGAATACGTTCCTAACGGTACTGTTGCTGATCATCTTCACGGTGAACAAGCTAAACCTGGATCACTCACATGGCCAACTCGAATGAAAATTGCCATAGAGACTGCAAGTGCATTGAAATATCTCCATGCTTCTGATATCATCCACCGTGATGTCAAAACCAACAATATTCTCCTTGACAGCAACTTCTCTGTGAAAGTTGCAGATTTTGGGCTGTCCCGTCTCTTCCCGACAGATGTTACCCATGTTTCAACTGCTCCACAAGGAACTCCTGGATATGTTGATCCCGATTATCACCAATGCTACCAGCTTACAAGCAAGAGTGACGTCTATAGCTTTGGGGTGGTCCTGATTGAGCTTATATCATCCATGCCTGCTGTTGATATCACTAGGCACCGGCATGAGATTAACTTGTCTAACATGGCTATCAACAAGATCCAAAACCATGCATTGCATGAACTTGTTGACCGTTCCCTTGGGTTTGATTCAGACCAGAACATAAGGAGGATGATAATGGCAGTGGCAGAGTTGGCATTTCAGTGTTtgcaaaatgagaaggaaatgaGACCTGCTATGGATGAAGTGCTTGAGGTTCTAATGGGCATTGAGAGTGAGGGTTGCAATATAGTAAAGACAGAGGAGGTGGAGATTCCAGCAGACAGTGTTGGGTTGTTGAAGAGTAAGCAACCACCAGCTTCACCGGATTCTGTGACTACAAATTGGACTAGTTGGCCCTCAACTACTAATGGCAGCAGCTGA
- the LOC104882348 gene encoding LEAF RUST 10 DISEASE-RESISTANCE LOCUS RECEPTOR-LIKE PROTEIN KINASE-like 2.7, giving the protein MLFLHEFCQMGSKLFQSFILHSPITTFFFIFIAIPMCFCVDNQQYEECTSSLYECGDMKGIGYPFWGDGRPKFCGQQGFELKCQNDDYPLIDIGSLEFRVLNISNSTYAMRIARKDFWDQTCPKEFQSTTLNYTLFDYAGTDRNLTLFYGCPDDVLSQLPATWNISNNFTCSVEDINDTTAFYADEAFLGLDQHLAILRTCKINVTLPVLGAAIDELNANRTGGEFSNGERLEKAMNMGFDVDYSVVRGLCVHCNTTGGICGSSSTSSFSCLCRDKSYPYSCQKSGMFPIRLLYIHQTVRLARVHGLMAELIIA; this is encoded by the coding sequence ATGCTTTTTCTCCATGAGTTCTGCCAAATGGGTTCCAAGCTTTTTCAATCATTCATCCTACACTCCCCCATCAccaccttcttcttcatcttcatcgcTATTCCTATGTGCTTCTGCGTTGATAACCAACAATATGAGGAGTGCACAAGTAGTCTGTACGAGTGCGGCGACATGAAAGGCATAGGGTATCCTTTCTGGGGAGATGGTCGACCTAAATTCTGTGGGCAACAAGGGTTCGAGCTCAAGTGCCAGAATGATGATTACCCTCTTATAGATATTGGTTCTTTGGAATTCCGAGTACTCAATATCAGTAATTCCACTTATGCTATGAGAATAGCCCGAAAGGATTTCTGGGATCAAACTTGTCCTAAAGAATTCCAATCCACGACTCTCAATTATACGTTGTTTGATTATGCTGGTACCGATCGAAACCTCACCTTATTTTACGGTTGCCCCGATGACGTGTTGTCCCAACTCCCGGCTACCTGgaatattagtaataattttacATGCTCAGTTGAAGATATAAATGATACCACTGCTTTCTACGCGGATGAAGCGTTTCTGGGGCTTGATCAGCACCTTGCAATCCTAAGGACTTGCAAAATCAACGTCACGCTTCCCGTTCTAGGAGCCGCTATTGATGAACTCAATGCCAATAGGACAGGGGGCGAATTTAGTAACGGAGAGAGACTGGAAAAGGCTATGAATATGGGATTTGATGTGGATTATAGCGTAGTCAGAGGGTTGTGTGTGCACTGTAATACGACCGGTGGAATATGCGGATCATCCAGCACGTCTTCATTTAGCTGCCTTTGCCGTGATAAATCTTATCCATATTCGTGTCAAAAATCAGGTATGTTTCCCATCAGATTGCTCTACATCCATCAAACTGTGAGGCTTGCTAGGGTTCATGGGCTTATGGCAGAATTGATAATTGCGTAA
- the LOC104882351 gene encoding LEAF RUST 10 DISEASE-RESISTANCE LOCUS RECEPTOR-LIKE PROTEIN KINASE-like 2.7: protein MSHPTFFLLVLSIFPTASGTAANLSSPCPTYDCGNGVQIRYPFWRLDNTTSTQFCGYRDFGLTCSDSGEPILSLPSDSYYVKNISYEEYTLTLVDIDILDQSCPRARHNLTINATLPLYYSSLDLNLTFYFNCTSTSSVLQHIQCLASYAMKSYVFIVGEETDNFDWLANCEEKVVATVMEEEISIANLSGEFGGAMKKGFILDWRSVRDCGECEAHDGLCGYNNAQGEGLCFCKDGSISRDNCKVGKIEYPFWVDGDQPDYCGHPAFKLDCMGFKATIEIMNRKYDVININYEAQILTIARVNEFFIKDILCPEQNATMDSTLFKYTSNTQNATLFYNCPPGFEHPATWKFICLKFGALDCAFFVLNTSLATELVSICGAGVVVPVLATAAQGFMNHSLAFVQVLKEGFEVQWTVEEGQCRGCAESGGRCGYNLSFSQPSCYCPDKPYSTSCPTLKAPPPIAPAPTALNSPKSNQNICSDELIQSYLDTQQ from the exons ATGTCACACCCCACCTTCTTCCTCCTGGTTCTCTCCATCTTCCCCACCGCCTCCGGCACCGCTGCAAACTTATCGTCACCATGTCCGACATATGACTGTGGTAACGGTGTACAGATAAGGTACCCTTTCTGGCGCCTAGACAACACCACCTCTACCCAATTTTGTGGGTACCGTGACTTCGGTCTCACTTGCTCCGACTCCGGTGAGCCCATACTGAGTCTACCCAGTGATTCATACTACGTCAAAAATATCAGTTATGAAGAATATACCCTCACCCTGGTGGATATTGACATTTTGGACCAATCGTGCCCCAGGGCGCGTCACAACCTTACTATCAATGCCACGCTTCCGTTGTATTACTCTTCTTTGGATTTGAACCttaccttttattttaattgcaCTTCCACCTCTTCCGTTTTACAACATATACAGTGCTTAGCATCCTATGCGATGAAGTCTTATGTTTTTATAGTGGGGGAGGAGACGGACAACTTCGATTGGTTGGCAAATTGCGAGGAGAAGGTGGTGGCGACGGTGATGGAGGAGGAGATCAGTATTGCGAACTTGAGTGGTGAGTTTGGTGGGGCCATGAAGAAGGGCTTTATACTTGATTGGCGAAGTGTTAGAGATTGTGGTGAATGTGAGGCACATGATGGGCTGTGTGGGTACAATAATGCTCAAGGGGAGGGCTTGTGCTTTTGCAAGGATGGCTCCATAAGCAGGGATAACTGTAAAG TGGGCAAAATTGAGTACCCTTTCTGGGTAGATGGGGACCAACCTGATTACTGTGGTCATCCGGCGTTCAAGCTTGACTGCATGGGATTTAAGGCCACCATAGAGATAATGAACCGAAAATATGATGTCATTAACATCAATTATGAGGCTCAAATCCTGACGATTGCCAGAGTCAATGAATTCTTCATTAAAGATATATTGTGTCCTGAACAGAATGCAACCATGGATTCCACCCTCTTCAAATACACTTCCAACACCCAGAACGCCACCCTGTTCTACAATTGTCCCCCAGGGTTTGAACATCCCGCGACTTGGAAATTTATCTGTTTGAAATTCGGTGCTCTAGACTGTGCTTTTTTTGTGTTAAATACGTCCCTGGCCACTGAACTCGTAAGCATATGCGGGGCTGGTGTGGTCGTTCCGGTCCTTGCAACTGCTGCTCAGGGCTTTATGAATCATTCATTAGCTTTTGTTCAAGTTCTGAAGGAAGGGTTTGAGGTGCAATGGACAGTAGAAGAGGGACAATGTCGAGGTTGTGCTGAGTCTGGAGGTAGATGTGGATATAATTTGAGTTTTAGCCAACCCAGTTGTTATTGTCCTGACAAACCTTATTCAACAAGCTGTCCAACTCTAAAGGCGCCGCCACCGATTGCACCAGCTCCAACTGCTTTGAATTCGCCAAAGTCAA ATCAAAACATCTGCAGCGATGAGCTGATTCAAAGTTATTTGGATACCCAGCAATGA
- the LOC100259493 gene encoding protein SAR DEFICIENT 1: MAAKRLLNDFGSDPDQPTEKRTRTRPFFTSVIGEVLMGNSFQNICTALEPMLRRVVNEEVERGIRSSCTFTRSPSLRIQALEASNLQLIFTKRLSLPIFTGTKIGYAENSPLQLHIVETSGDQMVPTTLPYSIKVEIVVLDGDFPQGDCNTWSSKEFEDNIVRERTGKRPLLAGDVIVTMRDGLAMIGDIEFTDNSSWIRSRKFRLGARVVPGSRHDVSIREAITEAFAVKDHRGELYKKHHPPMLNDEVWRLEKIGKDGAFHKKLASENINTVQDLLKLSIVDPQKLRTILGPGMSEKMWEVVIKHARNCDLGKNLYILRGYNFTVTLNAICQIVMMDINGQIYARQELSNLDRTYVEKFVIQAYSNWNSLEEVDGSLNETALLTRGELGEQHPNLQETMARAPLQPHGCYLTDKSSMEVGNADVGSSNWQMNAAYQGTPVDTGVRYYLTESSSGCNITPPSRTFNGS; the protein is encoded by the exons ATGGCTGCCAAACGATTATTGAATGATTTTGGATCCGACCCGGATCAACCGACTGAGAAACGGACTAGAACTAGACCTTTTTTCACTTC TGTAATTGGAGAAGTTCTTATGGGGAATTCATTTCAGAACATCTGTACGGCCTTGGAACCAATGCTTAGACGAGTG GTAAACGAAGAGGTGGAGCGTGGAATACGCAGTTCATGCACTTTCACTAGGTCTCCCTCCTTGCGAATTCAAGCCCTGGAAGCATCAAACTTGCAACTGATCTTCACTAAGAGGCTCTCGCTTCCAATATTCACGGGGACCAAGATAGGATACGCCGAAAACAGCCCACTTCAGCTCCATATCGTGGAAACAAGTGGTGATCAAATGGTTCCAACAACTCTACCTTATTCTATCAAAGTAGAGATCGTGGTTCTTGACGGCGACTTCCCCCAAGGGGACTGCAACACCTGGTCCAGCAAAGAATTCGAAGACAATATCGTGAGGGAGAGAACCGGCAAGCGACCACTGCTAGCTGGAGACGTGATTGTCACCATGAGGGATGGATTAGCAATGATTGGAGACATCGAATTCACCGATAATTCTAGCTGGATACGAAGCAGGAAGTTCAGGCTCGGTGCAAGAGTTGTCCCGGGTAGCCGCCATGATGTTAGTATCCGTGAAGCCATTACAGAAGCTTTTGCTGTTAAAGACCACCGTGGAGAAT TATACAAGAAGCACCATCCACCCATGTTAAACGATGAGGTATGGCGCCTTGAGAAGATCGGAAAAGATGGGGCTTTCCACAAGAAGCTGGCCTCCGAGAACATCAACACAGTACAGGACCTTTTGAAGCTGTCCATTGTCGATCCACAAAAACTTAGAACG ATATTAGGCCCCGGGATGTCAGAGAAAATGTGGGAAGTAGTGATTAAGCATGCCAGGAATTGCGATTTGGGGAAAAACTTGTATATTCTACGCGGATATAATTTCACCGTTACCTTGAATGCCATATGTCAAATTGTGATGATGGATATTAATGGACAGATTTATGCTCGGCAAGAACTATCAAATCTTGACAGG ACCTACGTTGAGAAATTTGTTATTCAAGCATATTCAAATTGGAATTCATTAGAAGAGGTCGATGGAAGTTTGAATGAGACTGCCCTACTAACACGAG GTGAGCTGGGTGAGCAGCATCCCAATCTTCAGGAGACCATGGCAAGAGCACCACTGCAGCCACATGGATGCTACCTTACTGATAAAAGTAGTATGGAGGTCGGGAATGCAGATGTAGGAAGCAGCAATTGGCAGATGAATGCTGCATATCAAGGCACACCAGTTGACACTGGCGTCCGTTATTACCTTACAGAGTCCTCATCAGGCTGCAATATAACACCTCCTTCAAGGACTTTTAATGGGAGCTGA